From Carassius auratus strain Wakin chromosome 22, ASM336829v1, whole genome shotgun sequence, a single genomic window includes:
- the LOC113040486 gene encoding taste receptor type 1 member 1-like, producing MFSRHISSKSGYRMLQVMRFAVEEINNSPTLLPNVSLGYEIFDYCSNTKNVNSALRIISKNGSIKPKEKLNNYQPKVIALTGPYGSTRTMNIAPLFTMDLIPMVNFGATSYALSNKLNYPSFVRTVPSNKDMIEMIIHIIQWFGWNWVAFLGSQDDYSSDGLKLFNEYISNTGICLAYQERLSLNANYSLTLKKIDRLNINVIVIFAVPQYASKFIKAAIANNIQDKVWIASHTWALNQQLPREPGIEKIGTIIGITERLLSLPGFNEFVYKARGTTDVGHNDAEAEVKSKTCNQVCHYCSLLTAEEIINENPSLSFGIYASIYTIAHALHKVLQCDINECQKKTMAKPYMLLGEIKKLDFILNGRQVKYDDNYDTSISYKVVLWRTGVNPQFEMVGTYDKHPEIVLTIDNSLLPWHNNGSVPFSNCSVECKVGHSRQTEGFHSCCFTCKKCTPNTYVDFSLEASADLEPDVIPPEIGIENEAGPWSVNLVGSLVASGPASEGDTFQLKLQALLQQEGKSMDEVRALIVEKQSPKSDISVDLVDAIGKLVDRCNQVSSDGPAYRKLRLFSGLKPVPPGEEEYEIWMEQAAQMISEWQCTEAAKKQRIVESLRGPAADIVRFLKVSNPSANANEYLAALETAYGTTESGPDLMARFRHTYQENGEKLSAFLYRLDKLLHRALLKGGIDAGGINRARMEQLIKGALTNDMVALRIRMTHTLQSPPSFSQLMKEIREEEHWVAARENVKASVATVVSPQAYAPSELQNLKKEVKELSTQVSQLLKVATVPCGSDPAPQKTSIKNSETVHRDNSQNAKPIQQPVPVIFCYKCGEDGHKKWECKAPEDLRKVNQKLMKMQRLQGNWAGAQ from the exons ATGTTTTCAAGGCACATTTCCTCAAAATCTGGCTATCGCATGTTGCAAGTAATGAGGTTTGCTGTTGAGGAGATTAATAACTCCCCCACTCTTCTGCCCAATGTTTCTCTGGGCTACGAAATTTTTGACTATTGTTCTAATACAAAGAATGTAAACTCAGCCTTACGTATAATCTCAAAGAATGGCTCAATAAAAcctaaagaaaaactcaacaactATCAGCCTAAGGTGATTGCTTTAACAGGACCATATGGAAGCACAAGAACTATGAATATTGCACCACTGTTCACAATGGACCTTATACCAATG GTTAATTTTGGAGCTACTAGCTATGCATTAAGCAATAAACTTAATTATCCTTCTTTTGTAAGGACAGTCCCTAGCAACAAAGACATGATAGAGATGATTATTCACATCATACAGTGGTTTGGATGGAACTGGGTTGCCTTTCTTGGTAGCCAAGACGATTACAGTTCAGATGGACTAAAGCTGTTTAATGAGTATATAAGCAATACTGGTATTTGTTTGGCCTATCAAGAGCGTCTAAGTCTAAATGCAAACTACAGTCTAACGCTTAAAAAGATTGATAGGCTCAACATCAATGTCATTGTTATTTTCGCTGTGCCACAATATGCAAGCAAATTTATCAAAGCAGCTATAGCAAACAACATCCAAGACAAAGTATGGATTGCAAGTCATACATGGGCTCTGAATCAACAGCTTCCAAGAGAGCCAGGAATTGAGAAAATTGGCACAATCATTGGCATTACAGAGAGACTGTTGTCATTGCCCGGATTTAATGAATTTGTCTATAAAGCCAGAGGAACAACTGATGTTGGTCATAATGATGCTGAGGCTGAAGTCAAAAGTAAGACATGTAATCAAGTTTGTCATTACTGCTCATTGCTGACTGCAGAGGAGATTATAAATGAGAATCCCTCACTCTCCTTTGGCATCTATGCTTCCATATATACGATAGCTCATGCATTACATAAAGTACTGCAGTGTGACATCAATGAATGCCAGAAAAAAACAATGGCTAAGCCATATATG CTTCTGGGAGAGATAAAGAAACTAGATTTTATACTCAATGGCCGTCAGGTGAAATATGATGACAATTATGATACATCCATCAGTTATAAAGTTGTGCTCTGGCGCACTGGTGTGAATCCACAGTTTGAGATGGTGGGCACATATGATAAACATCCAGAAATTGTTCTTACCATTGACAACTCTCTCCTGCCCTGGCATAACAATGGTTCT GTTCCCTTCTCAAACTGCTCTGTTGAATGTAAGGTGGGACATTCAAGACAAACTGAAGGTTTTCATAGTTGCTGTTTTACGTGTAAAAAATGCACGCCTAACACCTATGTGGATTTTTCTC TGGAGGCCAGTGCCGATCTAGAACCTGATGTTATACCTCCTGAGATAGGTATAGAAAATGAAGCTGGACCCTGGAGTGTCAACTTAGTGGGCAGTCTAGTAGCTAGTGGTCCTGCCTCTGAAGGTGATACTTTTCAGCTCAAGCTGCAAGCATTGTTGCAGCAGGAGGGTAAATCTATGGATGAAGTGAGGGCCCTGATTGTGGAAAAGCAGTCTCCCAAATCAGATATCAGTGTTGACCTTGTTGATGCCATAGGTAAATTGGTAGATCGGTGCAACCAAGTTTCCAGTGATGGTCCTGCCTACAGAAAGCTGAGGTTGTTTTCAGGGCTGAAACCTGTCCCTCCAGGTGAAGAAGAGTATGAAATCTGGATGGAGCAGGCCGCTCAAATGATAAGTGAATGGCAGTGCACCGAAGCTGCAAAGAAACAACGCATCGTTGAGAGTTTACGAGGTCCTGCTGCTGATATTGTCAGGTTTTTAAAAGTGAGTAATCCTTCTGCAAATGCAAATGAGTATTTAGCTGCCCTTGAGACTGCATATGGAACTACTGAGAGCGGGCCTGACCTTATGGCTAGATTTCGTCACACCTACCAGGAAAATGGAGAGAAACTTTCAGCTTTCTTGTATCGCCTAGATAAACTTCTCCACAGAGCCTTGTTGAAAGGTGGGATTGATGCTGGTGGCATAAATAGAGCCAGAATGGAGCAGTTAATTAAAGGAGCCCTTACCAATGATATGGTTGCCTTGCGAATCAGAATGACTCACACTTTACAGAGTCCTCCTTCTTTTTCACAGTTGATGAAAGAAATACGTGAAGAAGAACACTGGGTAGCTGCAAGGGAAAATGTTAAAGCATCTGTGGCCACTGTCGTCTCTCCCCAGGCATATGCGCCATCTGAATTACAAAACCTGAAgaaggaggttaaagagctgtcTACACAGGTGAGTCAACTGTTGAAGGTGGCGACTGTGCCTTGTGGTTCTGATCCTGCTCCTCAGAAAACATCCATCAAAAACTCTGAGACTGTGCACCGAGACAACTCTCAAAACGCTAAACCCATTCAGCAACCAGTGCCTGTGATCTTTTGCTACAAATGTGGTGAAGACGGACATAAGAAGTGGGAGTGCAAGGCACCTGAGGACCTCAGAAAAGTGAATCAGAAGCTGATGAAGATGCAGCGCCTGCAGGGAAACTGGGCAGGAGCTCAGTGA